The DNA sequence GATGCGGACGGTTCACCCAGAGCACGGCAAATCGATCCAACCGGACAGACTCAAACCAGTATGAGATACACGGACGGCTCATCAGTGAACGCCGAGGAAGTACCGTATATGGTGCTGCCAGGGGGACAGTTTTCGCAATTCGGCATCAAATTGGGGGACATGTGCCTTGTGCGTAACAAGGAGAACGGCAAGGTGACAGTGGCAGTATTCGCTGACGTGGGTCCGCGCCATAAGCGCGGTGAAGGTTCGATGAAACTAGCCGAAGAGCTCGGCATCAATCCTTCTCCCACTCGAGGAGGAATTTCGAAACCCAACATAGAATATTTGGTCCTGCCTGGCAGCGGCTATCCGGCCCAAAATCAGCAACAACTGCTAGCAAGAATCAACGCCCAAAAGCAACGTTTGGGCTTACGATAACGCTATTGGGGCGCTTCCGTCATTTTGTAGCCAAGACCCTTCAAAGTCTTGATCAAAGATGGCTGACCTTCAATATCAATCTTGTTTCGCAGACGCAAAATCCTCTGGCGAACAGCAATATCTGTAGCATCTGACTCGGTCGTAAATACACGATCCAGCAATTGCTGAGAACTGAAAGTTCGTTCAGGATTCTTCATGAACAGCTCAAGCAAGATGAGCTCGCTCGGAGACAACTCAATCGGTACACCGTTGCGCGACACAACCGATGTGGCCACATTCAATTCCAGATAGCCGACTTTAATCTTCTTCTCTTCAAGCTCTGTCGGTCTACGCAGGAGCGCTCTCACCCGTGCCAGAAGTTCCTTGTAGTGAAACGGCTTGGTCAGATAATCGTCAGCGCCTGTCTCGAATGCTTCGAGTTTGTTGTCGGTGTCGGTCTTTCCGGTTAAAAAGAGAATAGGAATTTGCCCACCGTGGTCACGATAGCCCTTGCAGACCTCGACGCCCGTTATATCCGGCAAAGTCCAATCGACCACAGCCAGGTCATAATGAAAAAACTTAAGCCGATAGAGAGCGTCTTCGCCTTCCAGAGTGTGGTCAACCACATGCCCTTCGGCACTGAGAGCCTCTTGCACCACGGTTGCTAGCTTTGGATCGTCCTCGACAAGCAGTATCTTAGCCACTGAATCACCTTTTCGACACTGCCTGATTTTAGCACTAGCTAAAATCAGTGGACATTGTCAGTATCGAACTTGTCAGCATGGGAATATAAGACGAGACGGCAATCCTGGAAGGGTCAAACTTGCTTCTCACACTCTCTCGAATTATTTATCCGCGAGCGCAGACACGCAGACCACCATTGCAGAGATGGCAGCCGCCTCCGGGCCCAAAAGCTATGACGGTGTACCGGCATGTAAACCTGTTGGTCATTTTCGCTCTTACTGCATCGCCTTCATCTGCCCAGCATCAACAACAGCACAAAACAAACAACTCCAGCCACAATGGCAAAGCTGCTCAGCACTATGCACCAGCCCTGAGCCAATCGCAAATGGCTGACATGCTTGATCAGGTGTCCACAGGTAGAGCGCCAACACTGCCAACCCACTCGAATCCGTCCAATAAGGCAGCTACATCCCGTGGCATGACAGGATCGGGTTCATCATCAGGCGCGATCGTCAGACCGCCAGCAGGTGGACTGATAAATCGCAATTTCAACTCGGGCAATGTTCACCCCATGGGTATGGGGATGGCTCGCGGCATGTCGTCAGGCATGGGAATTGCTCGTCCACCCGCTCTGGGAGGAAGCAATCGCGGCATGATGCCAATGGGCACCATGGGCGGTGGAGGGATGGCTCATAGCGCAATGACAGGCGGTGGCGCTGCCCAATTCATGCAACAGTTTAAACAGAAATTTGGCGCTCTGATGCCCGGCGCTATGGGCGCCGGCGAGCAGGAAAGCGGAATGGGCGGAATGCCCGGTGCCATGGGTGGCGGAATGCCCGGTGCTATGGGTGGCGGAATGCCCGGTGCCATGGGCGGCGGAATGCCCGGTGCCATGGGCGGCGGCGGCGGAATGCAAGCACAACTGATGCAACGCCTGTTTCAAGGACAAGCACCGGGTGGAACCGGAGCGGGGATGTCCGGTTTCCCGGGGCGTGCACCAGCGCGGATGCAAGCCACATCGCGCAATGACGATGTCATAAAACGGCCACCTGGCGTCGCAGGCATCGCCGGCGGTGCATCAACTGCACCACCGGGTCACTCGACTTCATCGAGTTCGGCAAGCGATCTGGAGCGCCAGATGGAACAACAGTACGGGAAATAATCAAACCCGCCCGGCACTTAGCAGATCAAGTCTCATGAAATAATCGGCTCTCTCATATTCTGTGCTATGCGCCAGTGCTGGCACCTCTACAAAGCCGCACTTCTTATACAATCCAATGGCTGGGCTTAAGTTCGAGTTCGTCTCGAGTGTGATGGCTTTTGCACCACGTTTCTTTGCTTCTTCAATGCATGCTTGAATTAAATCGTAGCCTATTCCTCGACCCTGATAAGCCTCGTCGACACTCATTTTCGCCAACTCAAATTCGCCATTGCCGAGATTTAAAATCGCCAGCGTGCCGACGACTTTTCCGTCGATCTTGGCGAACAGAACGGCGCCACCTGGGGCGATGATCTCCGTTTCTGGATTCTCAAGAATACGCAAATCAGCGGCTTCCAATTTAAAGAACTTTTCAATCCAGGCACGATTCAATCGCAAGAAGTCTTCGCGATATGCCGGACTGTAATTTACTATTTCTGCACCTCTTAAACGAACATCTTTCACGTCACTAATC is a window from the Candidatus Melainabacteria bacterium genome containing:
- a CDS encoding response regulator transcription factor, whose translation is MAKILLVEDDPKLATVVQEALSAEGHVVDHTLEGEDALYRLKFFHYDLAVVDWTLPDITGVEVCKGYRDHGGQIPILFLTGKTDTDNKLEAFETGADDYLTKPFHYKELLARVRALLRRPTELEEKKIKVGYLELNVATSVVSRNGVPIELSPSELILLELFMKNPERTFSSQQLLDRVFTTESDATDIAVRQRILRLRNKIDIEGQPSLIKTLKGLGYKMTEAPQ
- a CDS encoding GNAT family N-acetyltransferase — translated: MDYIVNLGSLAMSSRLKRLSEKFFQDVHDIYKMYDFDFEPKWFPVFHLLHTDGRNSIGEIATKLGVTHPAVNLTVNELEKKGLVVSAQDKKDGRKRLVSLSARGKKLAAELEPLWDRIEAAADDLISDAGGNFLKEIEAIERKFAFKSVKERISDVKDVRLRGAEIVNYSPAYREDFLRLNRAWIEKFFKLEAADLRILENPETEIIAPGGAVLFAKIDGKVVGTLAILNLGNGEFELAKMSVDEAYQGRGIGYDLIQACIEEAKKRGAKAITLETNSNLSPAIGLYKKCGFVEVPALAHSTEYERADYFMRLDLLSAGRV